The Hymenobacter sp. DG01 genome has a segment encoding these proteins:
- a CDS encoding DnaJ C-terminal domain-containing protein: protein MDYKDYYQVLGLDKTATKDQIKKAYRKLARQYHPDVNPNDAEAERKFKEINEAHEVLSDDEKRQKYDQLGADWQRYQQAGGGRGGQGGGFDWSQYTQGGSFRGGNPDDDPFGGADFSDFFSSMFGGMGGGAGGSTRPRSGQDYQAELELTLEEAYRGGPRTLTVNGKNLRITIQPGVEDGQTIRLRDQGGPGRHGGPSGSLYITLRIAPDARYSRTGNDLTMDVPVSIYTALLGGEQVVETLSGPVKINIKPETQNGTRLRLRGKGFPVYRQPGQFGDLYLRLTLTLPQHLTEQEKTLFRQLAELRK from the coding sequence GTGGACTACAAAGACTACTACCAGGTTCTGGGCCTTGACAAGACGGCCACCAAAGACCAGATCAAGAAGGCCTACCGCAAACTGGCCCGCCAGTACCACCCCGACGTGAACCCCAACGATGCGGAGGCGGAACGGAAGTTCAAGGAAATCAATGAGGCCCACGAAGTGCTCAGCGACGACGAGAAGCGTCAGAAATACGACCAGCTGGGGGCCGACTGGCAGCGCTACCAGCAGGCCGGCGGGGGCCGCGGCGGCCAGGGCGGCGGCTTCGACTGGTCGCAGTACACCCAGGGCGGCAGTTTCCGGGGCGGCAACCCCGATGATGACCCCTTCGGCGGGGCCGACTTTTCCGATTTCTTCAGCTCCATGTTCGGGGGTATGGGCGGCGGGGCCGGGGGTAGCACACGGCCCCGCTCCGGGCAGGATTACCAGGCCGAGCTGGAGCTTACGCTGGAGGAAGCCTACCGGGGCGGGCCGCGTACGCTCACGGTGAATGGCAAAAACCTGCGCATCACTATTCAGCCGGGGGTAGAAGACGGCCAGACCATCCGGCTGCGCGACCAGGGCGGCCCCGGCCGCCACGGCGGGCCCAGCGGCTCGCTCTACATTACCCTGCGCATTGCCCCCGATGCCCGCTATTCCCGCACCGGCAACGACCTGACCATGGACGTGCCCGTGAGCATTTATACGGCCTTGCTCGGGGGTGAGCAAGTGGTGGAAACCTTGTCGGGGCCGGTAAAAATCAACATCAAGCCCGAAACCCAGAACGGTACCCGTCTGCGCCTGCGGGGCAAAGGCTTTCCGGTGTACCGGCAGCCCGGGCAGTTCGGCGACCTGTACCTGCGCCTGACGCTAACGCTGCCCCAGCACCTGACGGAACAGGAAAAAACCTTGTTCCGCCAGCTGGCTGAGCTGCGCAAATAG
- a CDS encoding DUF6799 domain-containing protein, translating to MKLSSALLASLLLAGGTLLSAQAQTKLPPRKPAQPRPRAAAPVGVTLKDGFVMKEGKVMMTRDAHTEALTAETALVNGTKIGADGTVTMANGTTMMLKEGDYMSLTGRLTTKAMKAEQDSLLQLSKNGGKVKMKKKIK from the coding sequence ATGAAACTGTCTTCTGCTCTGCTCGCCTCGCTGCTGTTGGCGGGAGGTACCCTCCTCAGCGCCCAGGCGCAAACCAAGCTACCGCCGCGCAAGCCTGCCCAACCCCGCCCCCGGGCCGCGGCCCCCGTTGGAGTCACCCTGAAGGATGGCTTCGTGATGAAGGAAGGAAAGGTAATGATGACGCGCGACGCGCACACTGAGGCGCTTACCGCGGAAACAGCCCTGGTAAACGGCACCAAAATAGGGGCCGATGGGACCGTAACCATGGCCAACGGTACTACCATGATGCTAAAGGAAGGCGACTATATGTCCCTGACCGGCCGCCTGACTACCAAAGCCATGAAAGCCGAACAGGATAGCCTGCTGCAACTCTCGAAAAACGGGGGCAAGGTGAAAATGAAAAAGAAAATCAAGTAG
- a CDS encoding septal ring lytic transglycosylase RlpA family protein — translation MPLAALLSLSRFSCCWLLLALLFTGCAGSGVTQSGKASYYADKFAGRKTASGSIYRPGKRTAAHNTLPFGTIVRVTNPRNHRSVRVKVTDRGPHAKGRIIDLSRKAARKIGIVEAGVAPVELKVIRKAK, via the coding sequence ATGCCGCTTGCCGCCCTGCTTTCGTTGTCGCGCTTTTCCTGTTGCTGGCTACTGCTGGCTCTGCTGTTTACGGGCTGCGCCGGCAGTGGCGTCACGCAGTCGGGCAAGGCCTCGTACTACGCCGATAAGTTTGCCGGCCGCAAAACGGCCAGCGGATCTATTTATCGGCCGGGCAAGCGCACGGCGGCCCACAATACGCTGCCGTTTGGCACCATTGTGCGCGTGACCAACCCGCGCAACCATCGCTCGGTGCGCGTAAAGGTCACCGACCGGGGCCCCCACGCCAAAGGCCGCATCATCGACCTTTCCCGCAAGGCTGCCCGTAAAATTGGTATTGTGGAGGCTGGCGTGGCCCCCGTCGAGCTCAAGGTTATCCGCAAAGCCAAGTAG
- a CDS encoding glycoside hydrolase family 25 protein has translation MNASRRSRSGSRVVWRRALLLSLAAVLLGSLVFYWRHQRQLNRYVRRTYASFISGRLTGREKTPLLAGYSVHGIDVSAYQGRINWPEVAGHQVRFAFIKATEGVTLRDARFQRNWQGARAAGIYRGAYHYFQPNYDGAQQANLFTRTVPLAPGDLPPVLDVEHAEFHDVAQMRRGVATWLRLVERHYGVRPILYSNYSFYKRHLAGHFDKYPLWLAHYEVAQPVLPPEKWIIWQHSDEAYVPGIRGTVDFNVFQGNFQRLLALRIPPRRSPAPH, from the coding sequence ATGAATGCTTCTCGCCGTTCCCGTTCTGGCTCGCGTGTGGTCTGGCGCCGGGCTCTGCTGCTAAGCCTAGCAGCTGTGTTGCTGGGTAGCTTGGTGTTTTACTGGCGGCACCAGCGGCAGCTTAACCGCTACGTCCGGCGCACCTATGCCTCCTTTATCAGCGGCCGGCTTACGGGCCGCGAAAAAACGCCCCTGCTGGCCGGCTACTCCGTGCACGGTATTGACGTATCGGCCTACCAGGGGCGCATCAACTGGCCCGAGGTAGCCGGGCACCAGGTACGGTTTGCCTTTATTAAGGCCACCGAGGGCGTAACCCTGCGCGACGCCCGCTTTCAGCGCAACTGGCAGGGTGCCCGGGCGGCCGGCATCTACCGGGGCGCCTACCACTACTTCCAGCCCAACTACGATGGTGCCCAGCAGGCCAACCTGTTTACCCGCACCGTACCCCTGGCCCCCGGCGACCTGCCTCCGGTGCTGGATGTGGAGCACGCCGAGTTTCACGACGTGGCCCAGATGCGCCGCGGCGTGGCTACCTGGCTGCGGCTGGTAGAGCGCCACTACGGCGTACGGCCCATTCTGTACTCCAACTACAGCTTCTATAAGCGCCACCTGGCCGGCCACTTCGATAAGTACCCGCTCTGGCTGGCCCACTACGAGGTAGCCCAGCCGGTTCTGCCCCCCGAAAAGTGGATTATCTGGCAGCACTCCGACGAAGCCTACGTGCCCGGCATTCGGGGTACTGTGGACTTTAACGTATTTCAGGGCAACTTTCAGCGCCTGCTGGCCCTGCGTATTCCGCCGCGTCGGTCCCCGGCGCCTCACTAA
- a CDS encoding VF530 family DNA-binding protein: MPDLPNLPDARDESGHLIRELHGITLAQILEYLVAAYGWPELDRRIRINCFSVNPSIKSSLTFLRRTLWARAKVEELYIRTRTAEVLGEKK; the protein is encoded by the coding sequence ATGCCCGATCTGCCTAACCTCCCCGATGCCCGCGACGAATCCGGCCACCTGATCCGTGAGCTGCACGGCATTACCCTGGCCCAGATTCTGGAGTACCTGGTAGCGGCCTACGGCTGGCCTGAGCTGGACCGGCGCATCCGCATCAACTGCTTTTCGGTAAATCCCAGTATCAAATCCAGCCTCACGTTTCTGCGCCGCACCCTCTGGGCCCGGGCCAAGGTAGAGGAGCTGTACATCCGCACCCGTACGGCCGAGGTGCTGGGGGAGAAGAAGTAG
- a CDS encoding Hsp20/alpha crystallin family protein, producing MNLISKDFIRNIVPQLDLLNTLGGGIAQATMRIDKREKGVVVRVAAPSVSPENFHVVLNNNVLTVFAEYRHTPEDKLAAPLFSRTLNLPATLDLSRIDAVFEGQELQIRIPYRDAATEPREIIIKQR from the coding sequence ATGAATCTTATCAGCAAGGATTTTATCCGCAACATCGTCCCGCAACTCGACCTGCTGAACACGCTGGGTGGAGGCATTGCGCAGGCCACGATGCGGATTGACAAGCGCGAGAAGGGCGTGGTGGTTCGGGTAGCCGCTCCGTCGGTAAGCCCTGAGAACTTCCACGTCGTACTCAACAACAACGTGCTGACGGTATTTGCCGAGTACCGGCACACCCCCGAGGATAAGCTGGCGGCTCCGCTGTTCAGCCGCACCCTGAACCTGCCCGCCACCCTCGACCTGAGCCGCATCGATGCCGTGTTTGAGGGTCAGGAACTGCAGATTCGCATTCCCTACCGCGACGCCGCCACCGAGCCCCGCGAAATAATCATCAAGCAGCGCTAG
- a CDS encoding acyltransferase codes for MPEPTGAPLAYRPELNGVRALAVWVVVVQHWVAPPIMMGEMGRQLFFVLSGYLISGIVWKQQVYPGAPGAWGRRLGTFYLRRLLRIIPPYYCALALSALLPLATIREYPVWFLLPAANHLFYYLQRWGEGLGHLWTLAVDEQFYLLWPALLAVVGRRWQWLLLVGVGGLAFRVGWSLLVTPGFVLVLLPSSLDLFAAGSLLRFFEKSQGLGRWARGHNVLLAWALWWTLWAALHNYQGGAIWLMVFPTVGAIASFLTLGWLLHYPVAARQAGLLHPALLWLGKRSFGTYLYHLLLPVFWQRLVYKLWPAGSEWREVLLGPLPTVLVLAPLLILLSAASWHLIEAPLGRLKRHLAYSPAAGNEAARS; via the coding sequence ATGCCTGAACCCACCGGTGCTCCTCTTGCCTACCGCCCTGAGTTGAACGGGGTACGCGCCCTTGCGGTATGGGTGGTGGTGGTGCAGCACTGGGTTGCGCCACCCATCATGATGGGTGAAATGGGCCGACAGCTGTTCTTTGTACTCAGCGGCTACCTCATTTCGGGCATTGTCTGGAAGCAGCAGGTGTACCCCGGAGCACCGGGGGCATGGGGGCGGCGGCTGGGCACCTTCTACCTACGTCGCCTGCTGCGGATCATTCCGCCCTACTACTGCGCCTTGGCCCTAAGCGCCCTGCTACCCCTGGCCACCATCCGGGAGTATCCGGTGTGGTTTCTATTGCCGGCCGCCAACCACCTGTTCTACTACCTGCAACGCTGGGGCGAAGGTCTGGGCCACCTCTGGACCCTAGCCGTGGATGAGCAGTTCTATCTGCTTTGGCCGGCGCTGCTGGCGGTGGTAGGCCGCCGCTGGCAGTGGCTGCTCCTGGTTGGGGTAGGCGGCCTAGCCTTTCGGGTGGGCTGGAGCCTGCTGGTTACCCCAGGTTTTGTGCTGGTGCTGCTGCCCTCTTCTCTCGATTTGTTCGCGGCCGGCTCCCTACTACGGTTTTTCGAGAAGTCTCAGGGGCTGGGGCGCTGGGCACGCGGGCATAATGTCCTGCTAGCCTGGGCGCTGTGGTGGACGCTGTGGGCAGCCTTACATAACTATCAGGGCGGGGCTATCTGGCTGATGGTATTCCCGACGGTAGGGGCCATAGCTTCCTTCCTGACTCTGGGCTGGCTGTTGCACTACCCCGTTGCGGCGCGGCAGGCCGGTCTGTTGCATCCGGCTCTGCTCTGGCTGGGCAAGCGCAGCTTCGGCACCTATCTTTACCACTTGCTGTTACCGGTGTTCTGGCAGCGCTTGGTGTACAAGCTCTGGCCGGCCGGCTCTGAGTGGCGCGAGGTACTGCTTGGCCCGCTGCCCACCGTGCTGGTACTGGCTCCCTTGCTGATTTTACTCAGCGCAGCCTCTTGGCACCTTATTGAAGCCCCCCTGGGCCGCCTTAAGCGCCATTTGGCCTACTCTCCGGCTGCCGGGAACGAGGCAGCACGTTCATAG
- a CDS encoding GNAT family N-acetyltransferase produces the protein MIPLIAYTPRLTLIAASRALLTAELTKPQYFPILLGAQLPAHWPPGQYDEEAMRYFLEQLTAGGRTAAGWYGWYAILKAGPETPKNTLIGAGGFHGPPQDETVEIGFSIADDWRGRGLGTELVAGLVRHAADTGLVRQLTARTTPTNLASRRILEQNGFRLPAPEPDAEGHLQFVRDITGADKTPPKVSA, from the coding sequence ATGATTCCGCTGATTGCCTATACGCCCCGCCTTACGCTGATTGCCGCCAGCCGGGCCCTGCTTACCGCCGAACTCACGAAGCCTCAGTATTTTCCCATTCTGCTGGGGGCTCAGCTGCCCGCCCACTGGCCCCCGGGCCAGTACGATGAGGAGGCCATGCGCTACTTTCTGGAGCAGCTCACGGCCGGGGGCCGCACGGCGGCGGGCTGGTACGGCTGGTACGCCATTTTGAAAGCCGGCCCCGAAACGCCCAAAAACACTCTGATTGGAGCTGGGGGCTTCCACGGCCCACCCCAGGATGAAACCGTGGAAATAGGCTTTTCCATAGCCGACGACTGGCGGGGCCGTGGCCTGGGTACCGAGCTGGTAGCCGGCCTGGTGCGCCACGCCGCCGATACGGGACTGGTACGCCAGCTTACGGCCCGCACCACCCCAACCAACCTGGCCTCCCGGCGCATTCTGGAGCAGAACGGCTTCCGCCTGCCGGCTCCCGAGCCCGACGCGGAAGGCCACTTGCAGTTCGTGCGCGACATCACCGGCGCCGATAAAACACCCCCGAAGGTTTCAGCCTAG
- a CDS encoding acyl carrier protein has protein sequence MEQLVRYQVERMLRRKHRNPALHLTPASRLHEDVGLDSIDMVELVINLEHRFHIEIPDPELERLRTVQDVLTCVDEHLSEPAR, from the coding sequence ATGGAACAGCTCGTTCGCTATCAAGTAGAGCGCATGTTGCGCCGCAAGCACCGCAACCCGGCCTTGCACCTCACCCCGGCCTCGCGCCTGCACGAAGACGTGGGCCTCGACTCCATTGATATGGTGGAGCTGGTTATAAACCTGGAGCACCGCTTCCACATTGAAATTCCGGACCCGGAGCTGGAGCGCCTGCGCACCGTGCAGGATGTGCTTACCTGCGTAGATGAGCACCTCAGCGAGCCGGCAAGATAA
- a CDS encoding efflux RND transporter periplasmic adaptor subunit: MKKILGVGLVLLVAVGSFVLPLWFTPADAPVADLPLVPTANFLPARPAAKASANSQSIRTQAAGRVWELYFHEGQRVRKGQLLLKLVEKLPSVAQQQLQARLAQQQHTYEALVASQPAAPEAALAAAREQLAATREQLSRAVPMLSFAFVTAPADGTISGGLVRAGDYLAAEATVAELFSGPLADTTLLLSSVE, from the coding sequence ATGAAAAAAATACTTGGCGTGGGGCTCGTGCTCCTCGTCGCCGTGGGCAGCTTTGTGCTCCCCCTCTGGTTTACCCCTGCCGATGCGCCGGTTGCTGACCTGCCCCTCGTTCCTACTGCTAATTTCCTGCCGGCGCGCCCCGCTGCCAAAGCCTCAGCCAATAGCCAGTCCATCCGGACGCAGGCAGCCGGCCGGGTGTGGGAGCTGTACTTTCACGAAGGCCAGCGGGTACGCAAAGGCCAGCTGCTGCTGAAGCTGGTAGAAAAGCTGCCCAGCGTAGCGCAGCAGCAGCTGCAGGCCCGCTTGGCCCAGCAGCAGCACACCTACGAGGCCCTGGTAGCCAGCCAGCCAGCCGCCCCCGAGGCAGCGCTGGCGGCTGCCCGCGAGCAGCTGGCTGCCACCCGCGAGCAGCTAAGCCGGGCAGTGCCCATGCTCAGCTTTGCGTTCGTGACGGCGCCGGCCGATGGCACCATTTCGGGCGGACTGGTGCGGGCTGGCGACTACCTGGCGGCTGAGGCCACGGTAGCCGAGCTTTTCTCCGGCCCCTTGGCCGATACCACGCTTCTGCTTTCCAGCGTTGAGTAA
- a CDS encoding Rrf2 family transcriptional regulator translates to MNTRFAVATHILAYLAHAQGQPVSSEVLASSAGTHPVVVRRLMSSLREAGLVQSQRGAGGGTILARPPADITLLEVFRAMRESDPDIFQVGNTNPNTQCDLGGVMQATLEDMFGPAIEAMRAALASITVAQVMQELAKRLPGTCSGASG, encoded by the coding sequence ATGAACACTCGCTTTGCCGTCGCGACGCACATTCTGGCCTACCTGGCGCACGCCCAGGGCCAGCCGGTGTCGTCGGAGGTACTGGCCAGCAGCGCGGGCACGCACCCGGTGGTGGTGCGCCGCCTGATGAGCAGCCTCCGCGAAGCCGGACTGGTGCAAAGCCAGCGCGGGGCCGGGGGCGGCACCATTCTGGCCCGCCCGCCCGCCGACATTACGCTGCTGGAAGTGTTCCGGGCCATGCGCGAGTCGGACCCCGATATCTTTCAGGTAGGCAACACCAACCCCAATACCCAGTGCGACCTGGGCGGGGTGATGCAGGCCACGCTGGAGGATATGTTCGGGCCGGCCATTGAGGCCATGCGGGCGGCTTTGGCTAGCATCACGGTGGCGCAGGTAATGCAGGAGCTGGCCAAGCGCCTGCCGGGCACCTGCTCCGGCGCTTCAGGGTAG
- a CDS encoding pirin family protein produces MRTIKAQHRAQSAPIADLVTYRALPTNSVEHLDPFLFLNHHGPQVYRPNNQGLPFGPHPHRGFETVTFILDGDIMHQDTGGHQSIIGPGGIQWMTAGRGLIHAEVSSPEFKRTGGPLEILQLWVNLPAKDKMVEPRYIGLQEPEIPALPLDEGRVVLHAVSGTWLGTVGAVTPLSDIQLATINFQAGGKLTLPIPAEHTIFFYTVRGRLRVNGQDTEARRLVEFNYDGDELHLEAPEDAVLLLGHARPFREPIVSYGPFVMNTEQEIREAYQDYQARKFGRWEE; encoded by the coding sequence ATGCGCACCATCAAAGCCCAGCACCGCGCCCAAAGCGCGCCGATTGCTGATCTGGTTACCTACCGGGCCCTCCCCACGAATTCAGTAGAGCACCTCGACCCGTTTCTGTTTCTGAATCACCACGGGCCCCAGGTGTACCGGCCCAACAACCAGGGCCTGCCCTTTGGCCCCCACCCCCACCGCGGCTTCGAGACGGTGACGTTTATTCTGGACGGCGACATTATGCACCAGGACACTGGCGGGCACCAGAGCATCATCGGGCCGGGCGGCATTCAGTGGATGACGGCGGGTAGGGGCCTGATTCACGCCGAGGTTTCCTCGCCGGAGTTCAAGCGCACGGGCGGGCCGCTGGAAATTCTGCAGCTGTGGGTAAACCTGCCGGCCAAGGATAAGATGGTGGAGCCCCGCTACATCGGGCTGCAAGAGCCCGAAATTCCGGCCCTACCCCTCGACGAAGGCCGGGTGGTGCTGCACGCCGTGTCGGGCACCTGGCTGGGCACGGTGGGCGCCGTAACGCCCCTCTCGGATATTCAGCTGGCGACCATCAACTTCCAGGCCGGGGGCAAGCTCACCCTACCCATTCCCGCCGAGCACACCATCTTCTTCTACACGGTGCGGGGCCGCCTGCGCGTGAACGGCCAGGATACGGAAGCCCGCCGCCTCGTAGAGTTTAACTACGATGGCGACGAGCTGCACTTGGAAGCTCCGGAAGACGCCGTGCTGCTGCTGGGCCACGCCCGGCCGTTCCGGGAGCCCATTGTTTCCTACGGTCCCTTCGTGATGAACACCGAGCAGGAAATCCGGGAGGCGTACCAAGATTATCAGGCCAGAAAATTTGGGCGCTGGGAAGAGTAA
- a CDS encoding NADH:flavin oxidoreductase/NADH oxidase encodes MAQLFTPLTLRGLTLKNRIVISPMCQYSAEDGFSNDWHLVHLGARAIGGAALILLEATAVVPEGRITPDDLGIWKDEHLPGLRRIVDFLKSENCVAGIQLAHAGRKASHSSPWKGGTVVPEAEGGWQTVAPSPLPFTPDEPAPRELSLADIQGVVEAFQVGTRRALSVGFEVIELHAAHGYLLHQFLSPLSNQRTDEYGGSFENRIRLLLEVVEATRAELPDHLPLLVRISATDWTEGGWTAADSVQLAAILKDKGVDLLDCSTGGNVARADIPVGPGYQVQFAEQIKRETGLATGAVGLITEAQQAEDIIATNQADLVLLARESLRDPHSPLHAAYELGVEVAWPEQYERAKPRRR; translated from the coding sequence ATGGCTCAACTCTTCACGCCGCTCACCCTGCGCGGCCTCACCCTGAAAAACCGCATCGTCATCTCGCCCATGTGCCAGTACAGCGCCGAGGATGGCTTCAGCAACGACTGGCACCTGGTGCACCTGGGAGCCCGGGCCATAGGTGGTGCGGCGCTTATCCTCTTGGAAGCCACGGCCGTAGTGCCCGAAGGCCGCATCACCCCCGACGACTTGGGCATCTGGAAAGACGAGCACCTGCCGGGCCTGCGCCGCATCGTGGACTTCCTGAAAAGCGAAAACTGCGTGGCGGGCATTCAGCTGGCCCACGCTGGCCGCAAGGCCAGCCACAGCAGCCCCTGGAAAGGCGGCACCGTAGTACCCGAAGCCGAAGGCGGCTGGCAGACGGTGGCCCCCAGCCCCCTGCCCTTCACCCCCGACGAGCCCGCCCCGCGTGAGCTGAGCCTTGCCGATATTCAGGGGGTAGTAGAAGCCTTCCAGGTGGGCACGCGCCGGGCCTTGTCGGTGGGCTTTGAGGTGATTGAGCTGCACGCGGCCCACGGCTACCTGCTCCACCAGTTCCTCTCGCCCCTGAGCAACCAGCGCACCGACGAGTACGGCGGCTCCTTCGAAAACCGCATCCGGCTGCTGCTGGAGGTAGTGGAAGCCACCCGCGCCGAGCTGCCCGACCACCTGCCGCTGCTGGTGCGCATTTCCGCCACCGACTGGACCGAGGGCGGCTGGACCGCCGCCGACTCCGTGCAGCTAGCCGCTATCCTGAAAGACAAGGGCGTGGACCTGCTCGACTGCTCTACCGGCGGCAACGTAGCCCGCGCCGATATTCCCGTGGGCCCCGGCTACCAGGTGCAGTTCGCCGAGCAAATCAAGCGTGAAACCGGCCTGGCTACCGGCGCCGTGGGCCTCATCACCGAAGCCCAGCAGGCCGAAGACATCATTGCCACCAACCAAGCCGACCTGGTGCTGCTGGCCCGCGAGTCCTTGCGCGACCCGCATTCCCCCCTGCACGCCGCCTATGAGCTGGGGGTAGAGGTAGCCTGGCCCGAGCAGTACGAGCGGGCGAAGCCGCGCCGGAGGTAG